In Zingiber officinale cultivar Zhangliang chromosome 8B, Zo_v1.1, whole genome shotgun sequence, a single genomic region encodes these proteins:
- the LOC122016089 gene encoding methylesterase 1-like, translating to MADSSCDSSHHIVLVHGACHGAWSWYKLISLLRSAGHRVTALDLAASGVDERRFSDLRNFADYNQPLIDLLAALPQGERIVLVGHSLGGLNIAFAMDRFPHKVAVGVFVTAFLPDTVHPPSFVYNKVQLEDPTLPFWLDTQFGTVGDKENGPLSMLFGPKFVSLLYNRSPPEDSALAMKLVRPSSLFAKELESSSSLSASGYGSVAKVYVVCEKDEALQANFQRWMIENYPVNEVRVIEEADHMPMLSTPAKLSQYISEIADKNASFE from the exons ATGGCCGACTCCAGCTGCGACAGCAGCCACCACATTGTCCTCGTTCACGGCGCCTGCCACGGCGCCTGGTCCTGGTACAAGCTCATCTCCCTTCTCCGCTCCGCCGGCCACCGAGTCACCGCGCTTGATCTCGCTGCTTCCGGCGTCGACGAGCGCCGCTTCTCCGACCTCAGGAACTTCGCTGACTACAACCAGCCCCTGATCGACCTCCTGGCCGCGCTGCCCCAGGGCGAGCGCATCGTCCTCGTCGGCCACAGCCTCGGGGGTCTCAACATCGCCTTCGCCATGGACAGGTTCCCACACAAGGTCGCCGTCGGCGTCTTCGTCACTGCCTTCTTGCCCGACACCGTTCATCCTCCCTCGTTCGTCTATAACAAG GTCCAACTGGAAGATCCGACCTTGCCGTTTTGGTTGGATACCCAATTCGGCACGGTCGGGGACAAGGAGAACGGCCCTCTGTCGATGTTGTTCGGCCCCAAGTTCGTGTCCCTCCTTTACAATCGCTCACCGCCGGAG GATTCTGCCTTGGCCATGAAGCTTGTGAGGCCTTCTTCCCTGTTCGCGAAGGAACTGGAGTCGTCGTCATCGCTCTCGGCGTCAGGGTATGGCTCGGTGGCGAAGGTGTACGTCGTGTGCGAGAAGGACGAGGCGCTGCAGGCAAATTTCCAGCGGTGGATGATAGAGAACTACCCGGTGAATGAGGTGAGGGTGATCGAGGAGGCTGACCACATGCCGATGCTGTCGACGCCGGCGAAGCTGAGCCAGTACATCTCGGAGATCGCCGACAAGAACGCTAGCTTTGAGTAA